In Tistrella mobilis, the genomic window ACCCAGCGCCTCGGCGGCATCCTCGGATTTGCGGGCGGCGATGCGGGCGCTGTCGACGCGGCTCATCTGGCCGGCGCCGATGCCGACGGTGGCGCCGTTCTTCACATAGACGATGGCGTTCGACTTCACGTGTTTGCAGACCCGGAAGGCCATCAGCAGGTCGTCCAGTTCCTGTTCGGTCGGGGCGCGCTTCGTCACCACCTTCAGATCGGCGCGGGCGATGCGGCCGGAATCGCGGGTCTGGACCAGCAGACCGCCGGCGATCGAGCGCACGGCAAGGCCCGGTGCCGACGGGTCGGGCAGGGCTCCGGCTTCCAGCACGCGCAGGTTCTTCTTGGCTGCGAACACCTTGCGGGCGGCTTCGGTCACCTCGGGGGCGATGATCACCTCGGTGAAGATCTTCGCGATTTCGATCGCCACCGCCTCGTCCAGCGGCCGGTTGACCGCGACGATGCCGCCGAAGGCCGACACCGGGTCGCAGGCCAGCGCCGCCTCGTAGGCGGTCTTGAGATCAGCGCCCTCGGCGACGCCGCAGGGATTGGCGTGCTTGATGATCGCCACCGCCGGCCGGTCGAACTCGGCGACGAGTTCATAGGCCGCGTCCGTATCGTTCAGGTTGTTGTAGGACAGCTCCTTGCCCTGAAGCTGGGCGGCGGAGGTGACACCCGGGCGCTTTTCGCCGGTGACGTAGAAGGCTGCCTGCTGATGCGGATTCTCGCCATAGCGCAGCACCTGGCCGCGGGCGCCGCCCACCGTCAGCCGCTCGGGCAGGGTGTCTTCGGCCTGCCCGGCGAACCAGCTGCCGATGGCGGTGTCGTAGGCGGCCGTGCGGCGATAGGCGCGGCCGGCAAGCGCACGGCGCAGGGCCGGGGTGGTGGCGCCGCCATTGGCCTGCATCTCGGCCGTCACCGCCGCATAATCGGCGGCATCGACCACGACCGTCACCGAATCATGATTCTTGGCCGCGGCCCGGATCAGGGCGGGCCCGCCGATGTCGATGTTTTCGATCACGTCATCCCAGCCCGCACCCGAAGCGACGGTCGCTTCGAAGGGGTAGAGGTTCACGACCACCAGATCGATATTGCCGATGCCGTGCGCGGCCATGGCCTCGCGATGGCTTTCAAGGTCGCGACGGCCCAGGATGCCGCCATGGACCTTGGGATGCAGGGTCTTCACCCGGCCGTCCAGCATCTCGGGGAAGCCGGTCATATCGGCGACGTCGAGGACCGGCAGGCCGGCCTCGCGCAGCAGCTTTGCCGAGCCGCCGGTGGAGACGATCTCGACGCCGCTTTCCACCAGGAAACGGGCAAAATCGACCAGACCGGTCTTGTCGGACACCGAGATCAGGGCGCGCGAAATGCGGTTGCCGGCGGGTGCCATCCGAAGGGCCTCCGTTCGATGCATCAAGGGCTTGGGATACGCCAACAGGCGAATGGCCGGGGCTATAGCAGGAAATCGCCCGCGGCGCCAGACGGGTGGCGCGCAGGTCAGTCGCCCGCCGGAAGCAACCAGGCCGCCAATCCGGCGATGCCGGCGGCAAGCAGCATCAACCCGAAGGCGATCGAGACGGCGAAGGCATCGGCGGCTGACAGGCCGGCAAGCGGCAGCAGGGCGACGGCGGCGCCTTCCCGCACACCCCAGCCGGCAATGGCGATCGGCAGGGTGGCGGCGGTGGCGAGCAGTATGCCGAGGGCAATGCCCGCCAGAGGGTCCAGCCCCAGCCCCAGCGCCCGGGTCACCGCCCAGAAGGCGAGGCCGGTGAGGGCGTGAACGACGAGCGTCGGCGCGAGCAGCCGCCAGGCCAGTCGGGGACGTCGTCCCAGCCGGGCGAGATCGTCGAGGACCCGCCCCGCCCCGGCAGCCAGACGGGCCTTGCGGGTGGCGGCGGGGGCATCCGGATAGCGGGTTGGCCGACGGCGGGCGAGAAGCGCGGCCGCAAGCACCGGGGCAAGGCCGATCACCGCTGCGGCCAGCGGCAGCAGGCCGAACTCGGGCGCGGCTTCGGCATGGACGCCGATATGGGGCAGAAGGGCGAGGGCTGCCGCTGCCGCAATGGCGAGCCCCGTCAACCCCGCCGCCCGGTCGAGCACGACGCCTGAGACCAGTGCCGCTATTGGTCGATCGGGCCGGCGGACCAGAGCGAGCCGCGCCGCGTCGGTCCCGATCGACGCCGGCAGCGCCTGACCCAAGCCGTTTGCGACCAGCAGCGCCCGAAGGGCCGTGCGGGTGCGCAGCCGGATACCGGTGGCGCGGGCGGCCCGTCGCCAGCGATGGGCGGAGACGATGGTCTGCACCAGCACGATCGCGATCGCAAGCGCGATCCAGCCGGGTTCCGCCGCAGCAAGCCGTGCAGCCACCGCGCGACCATCGGCATCGGGCAGGGCAATGGCCAGGGCCGCCACGGTGATCACGAGCTTGACGGCAAAACCGCCCCAGCGCCGTCGACGCGAGGGCCGGACGGGATTGTGGCGGGCGGTGGCGTCGAGCGCCGGTGGCGGAAACAGGTCGGCTGTCATCCCGAAGATTATGGGGCCGGGCGCGCCCAAGTCGAGGGGCGCCTGTACTTGCAGCCTGATGCGTCACTCCCTAGGCTGATGACCGGCTCCGGCGGATGGAATCGGAACGACCGATGTGCTCGCGCTATGAATTGACGGTGAACGCAGGGGACCTGGCCGCCGTACTGGCCCGCCTGCTGGGCCGGCTGCCGCGCCTGCCGGCTGCACTCGACACAGCCCTTGGCGTTCAGGCATTCCGACCGACGGACAGGGCGCCGGTGCTGCTGATCGATGCTGGGGGCGAAGCGGCGGTCGGGCTGGTGCCCTGGGGCTGGCCGGCACCCTGGGACGGCAGCCCGCTGTTCAATGCCCGGATCGAACGCCTGGCGGAAGCGCCGAGCTTCCGGCCGCATCTGGGCCGGCGCTGCCTGGTGCCGGCCACGGCCTGGACCGAAGGCCGCGGCCGCAGCCGGGTCCGGATCGGCCGCCGGGACGGCGGCCTGTTGACGATGGCCGGGCTCTATGGCTGTGACGCCGCCGGCAATCCGGCCTTTACCGTGATCACCCGGCCGGCCGTCCCCGCCATTGCCCATATCCATCCGCGCATGCCGGCACTGATTGACGGCGATGATCAGGCGATGGTCTGGCTGGACCCGGCTATGTCTGCTCCGGCGGCGCTTGGCCTGCTGGAGGCGGCCGTGACCCCGGACCTCTCGGTTGCAGAAGCAGCCCCCGCGGCGGCCATGCCGGATCTGTTCGGCGGCAGCGCGCCGAGCCCATAAACTTCCAGCGGTTCCCGCCGGCCGCGGATATCGATGGTGCCCAGGCGGCGCATGGGGACCGGCGACGGGATTTGCAGGCGCCGGACCAGTTCGGCGCTCGCCACTGCGTCTTCGCCGGTTGCGCGGGCATGGTCGACCAGTCGGGCCGTGACGTTCACCGCATCGCCGATGAGCACGATTTCCTGGCGGATGTCGCCCAGTTCGCCCACGGCGACCCGGCCGCAATGGAGAGCCGCGCGCCAGGCCGGGACCGTCCCGTAGGTGCGCTCGTAATGGGCTGCATGCTGGGCGATGACGGCCTCGGCGAGCTGGAGCAGGCGGAAGCAGCCCGCATTGCGCGCGGCCCGCTCCAAGGGCCAGGTCACGATGATCTCGTCGCCGACATAGCGGTAGATCTGGCCGCCCGTTTCCAGAATCGGTTCCGAGAGATCGGCATAGAACCGGTTCAGAAAATCGAGAAAGCGCAGCGCCCCGATCTGCTCGGCGATCGCGGTTGAACCGCGGATGTCGAGGAAGAGGATCACGCGCTCTTCTTCCCGCGGATGGTGATAGCGCCCGGTCAGAAACTGAACCATCACATCCGGGCCCAGAATGCGGCGGATCTGGAAGATGAGGTTCATCAGCAGCGAAATCGCGACGGCGAAGGCGAAGCTCTCGTCCGAGACGACGCCCAGAAGGCCCTCGGCTTTGTCGGGGTCGTCGAACAGCACTGCGCCGGTATGGATACCGAACAGGATCGAGGAGAGGTAGATCGCGCTGCTGATCAGCACGGTGACGGCGGCACGCTGGCGCCGCACGAACCGCCCGATCGCTGCAGTCGACAGCCAGGTCTCCCAGAGGCCGATCGGCAGTACGACCAGCAGGCCGGTGACCGTGCCGCGCAGCTGAGTCTCCAGTCCCACGCCATAGTTGAAGCTGTAGAGGAAGCCGTCGATCAGGCCGACCGCCATGATCACCAGGAAGATCCGGATGCGGAAACGCTCGCGATGGGTGAGGGTCATCGGGTACCGGTGCGGCGGCGCGGGACAGGTGCTGATAAAGGAAAGGCCCGCCTCCGGAGAGGCGGGCCGATCATAGCACGGATCAGGGATCCGCAGCGTCAGTTGCGCTGGCTGCCCATGAACTGCAGCAGCAGCATGAACAGGTTCAGGAAGTCGAGATAGAGCCGCAGCGCGCCCATCACCTTGAGCTTGCCGGCGGTCTCGTCGTCCATGTTCGCCGCATACATCTGCTTCAGCTGCTGAGTGTCGTAGGCGGTGAGGCCGGCGAAGATCAGCACGCCCGCCACCGAGACCACGAACTGCAGCATCGTGGAGCCGATGAACAGGTTCACCAGGCTGGCGAGGATGATGCCGATCAGCCCCATGATCAGGAACGAGCCGAGGCCGGAGAGCGAGCGCTTCGTGGTGTAGCCATAAAGGCTGAGGCCGCCGAACGCCGCTGCGGTCACGAAGAAGGTCCGCGCGATGCTGGAGCCGGTATAGGCCATGAAGATGGTCGACAGCGACAGCCCGACCGAGGCCGCGTAGAGCCAGTAGAGAATCTGGGTGGTGGTCTTGCTGAACCGGTTGATGCCGGCCGACAGCGCCAGCACGAAGCCCAGAGGTGCCAGAATGGCGACCCAGCGGAAGCCGGTGCCCATGATCGCCGTGTAGACATCCGGCGAGCTCGCCACCGCAATGGCGACGATGCCGGTCAGCGCCAGCGCCGAGGCCATATAGTTGTAGATGCCGAGCATATAGGTGCGCAGCCCGGCATCGAAGGCCACCGCCCTCGACGCCGCCCCCGCGTCGTATGCCCTGCGGGTGTCGTAGGCCATGTGCCGCATCCTTGAAAACGTTTATGGGCCTGTGCGATAACCCCCGTGGCCGGGGGCCCGTTGCAAATATGGCCGGGCCTGGCCGGCCGATCAAGGGAGGCGGCCCTCCCGATCCGTGGCAACATCCGGACCCGTGCTTGAAATCAGGCCCCGTCGGGACCAGTCTTTCCGGGTCCGGCCGGCGGTGCCGGCGACATATCCTGGTTCCCCCGCTGCCGCGGACTGCCTTCTCCCCTGCCCCGCCTCGGTGGACCCACCAACCTCCGGTGATCCGATGAACCGTCCGTCCGCTTTCGCCTTCCGCCGTCTCGCCATGGTCGCCGTCGTCGCGGCCATGGGTCTTGTCGCCCTGCCCGTAACCGGTGTTGCACCGGCCCAGGCGCAGGAAATCAGCCTGCTTGGTACCTTCGGCGACTGGACCGCGTTCAAGTCCGGCTCGGGCAAGGCCGTCTCCTGCTGGATCGCGACCGCGCCCAAGCAGCGCCAGGGCGAGGTGAAGGGCCGCGGCGACGCCCGGGTGATGGTCAACCGCCGCAACAGCGGCGGCCGGATGGTCACCGAGGTCAGCGTTTTCGCAGGCTACGCCTACAAGCCCGGCAGCGAGGTGGCCGTGACCATCGGCGGCAACAACTTCTCGCTGTTCACCGACGGCGAAACCGCCTGGGCACGCGATGCCGACACCGACCGCAAGCTTCTGGATGCCATGCGCGCCGGTGCCAACATGGTGGTGAAGGGCACCGCTCGCGAGGGCAGTGTTTCGACCACCGACACCTACAGCCTGAGCGGCGTCACCGCCGGCATGAGCGAAATCGCCAAGTGCGGTAGCTGATGATCCCCGGCGGCAACCCGTTCCGGCTGCCGCCTCCCACGACCTCCAACCCTGGCAGACCCTGTTCATGACCATCGTCGTCCAGCCGGTGCCCGAGGGCACCACCGCCACTGCGGCGCTCCGGCGCCCGGCCGCGGCCGAAAAGATCGCGCAGACCACCGCCCCGGTCACGCTGGTGCCCGGTGACGGCCGGCGTACGCTGATCGGGCTGGACCGCCAGGAACTGGAAGCCGAGATGGCGGCCCTGGGCGAGAAGCCGTTCCGGGCCAAGCAGCTCTGGCATTGGATGTATTTCCGCGGCGCCCGCGACTTCGACGACATGACCAATGTGCCGAAGGCGTTCCGGGCGAAGCTGGCCGAACATTTCGTCATCGGCCGGCCGGAGGTCACCACCGATCAGCTGTCGAGCGACGGCACGGCCAAATGGCTGCTGCGCTTCGCCGACGGTCGTGAGGTTGAAACCGTCCACATTCCCGATGACGGCCGCGGTGCGCTCTGCGTCTCGTCGCAGGTGGGCTGCACCCTGACCTGCAAGTTCTGCCATACCGGTACCCAGACCTGGGTGCGCAACCTTTCGGCAGCCGAGATCACCGCCCAGATGCTGGTCGCCCGCGACCGGCTGGGTGAATGGCCGACGCCGACCGATGCCAACCGGCTGATCTCGAACATCGTCCTGATGGGCATGGGCGAGCCGCTGTACAATTTCGACGCCGTCGCCAAGGCCATGCGCATCGTGATGGACGGCGAAGGCGTGGCGCTGTCGCGGCGGCGGATCACGCTCTCGACCTCCGGCGTGGTACCGATGATGCAGCGCTGCGGCGAAGAGCTGGGCGTCAATCTGGCGGTGTCGCTGCATGCGGTGACCGACGATGTCCGCGACATGCTGGTGCCTATCAACCGTAAGTACCCGATCGCCGAGTTGATGGAGGCCTGCAGGACCTACCCGGCGGCCAGCAATGCCCGGCGGATCACCTTCGAATACGTCATGTTGAAGGGCGTGAACGACAGCCTGGCCGATGCGCGTGAACTGGTCCGTCTGCTCGACGGCATTCCGGCCAAGGTCAATCTCATTCCGTTCAATCCCTGGCCGGGCTCGACCTTCGAATGTTCGTCCTGGACCCAGATCCGCAATTTCGCGACCTATCTGAACGATCAGGGCTATTCCTCGCCGGTGCGCACGCCCCGCGGCCGTGACATTCTGGCCGCCTGCGGTCAGCTGAAATCTGCCAGCGAGCGCGCCCGCAAGAGCCGTGAGGCCGTCCCGCCCCCTGAGCCGGAGGTGATGGACGCTGCCGAGCGTGAAGCCATGGCCGCGGCACTCGCCCTGCACTGACGGGGCGTCGTCAGGGAACCGGCACGGTTTTCCGCAGGTTGGGGGTGTCGACGGTACGCAACGGCTCCATATGGAATCAGGCGCACCCACACTTCTCGCGGAGATCCTGCATCATGAACTGGACCACGCCCCAGATCGTCGAGACCCGGGTTGGCATGGAAATCAACGGCTACATGCCGGCCGATTTCATCACCCCGGAAGACGCGACCGACGCGGAGACCACCGGCGTCGAAGGCTGACGACGGGTGCGGATCCTCGTGCTCGGTGCCGCGGCGGGTGGCGGCTTCCCGCAATGGAACTGCCGTTGCCCGGTCTGTGCGCTGGCCTGGGCGGGCGACGCGCGGGTGCGGCCGCGCACGCAGTCCAGCCTGGCACTCTCGGGCGATGATGGCCGATCCTGGGTGCTGCTCAACGCCTCGCCCGATCTTCGGGCCCAGATCCTGGCCACGCCGGCCCTGCATCCGGCACAGGGGGCCCGGCACAGCCCGATTGCCGAGGTGGTGCTCGCCAATGGCGATGTCGATCATACCGCCGGCCTGCTGAGCCTGCGTGAGCGTCAGCCGTTCCGCCTGCATGCGGCCCAGGCCACGCTGGACATCCTGGCCGCCAACCGGATCTTCGACGTGCTGGCCGAGGGGATTGTGGAGCGGCGGCCGCTGCCCCTCGACCGGCCGGTCGATCTGGTGGGCGGGCTGACGATGACGGCCTTTCCCGCCCCGGGCAAGGTGCCGCTCTATATGGAAAGCGGTACGGTCGATCCGGCGGAGACGGCGGTCGAGGATGGCCGGGTGCTGGGTTTCGTGTTCGAAGCCGGCGGCCGGCGGGCCGTGTGCCTGCCCAATTGCGCCGCGATCACGCCCGCGGTTCTGGCGCGTGCCCGCGGGGCGGAGGTGTTGTTCTTCGACGGCACCACCTTTACCGACGACGAGATGCCGCGGCTCGGCCTGTCGCCGAAGACGGCGGCGCGCATGGGTCATCTGGCGATCGACGGG contains:
- the purH gene encoding bifunctional phosphoribosylaminoimidazolecarboxamide formyltransferase/IMP cyclohydrolase, with protein sequence MAPAGNRISRALISVSDKTGLVDFARFLVESGVEIVSTGGSAKLLREAGLPVLDVADMTGFPEMLDGRVKTLHPKVHGGILGRRDLESHREAMAAHGIGNIDLVVVNLYPFEATVASGAGWDDVIENIDIGGPALIRAAAKNHDSVTVVVDAADYAAVTAEMQANGGATTPALRRALAGRAYRRTAAYDTAIGSWFAGQAEDTLPERLTVGGARGQVLRYGENPHQQAAFYVTGEKRPGVTSAAQLQGKELSYNNLNDTDAAYELVAEFDRPAVAIIKHANPCGVAEGADLKTAYEAALACDPVSAFGGIVAVNRPLDEAVAIEIAKIFTEVIIAPEVTEAARKVFAAKKNLRVLEAGALPDPSAPGLAVRSIAGGLLVQTRDSGRIARADLKVVTKRAPTEQELDDLLMAFRVCKHVKSNAIVYVKNGATVGIGAGQMSRVDSARIAARKSEDAAEALGRTGRLTEGSVVASDAFFPFADGLLAAAAAGATAVIQPGGSVRDEEVIKAADEHGLAMVFTGMRHFRH
- a CDS encoding YbhN family protein produces the protein MTADLFPPPALDATARHNPVRPSRRRRWGGFAVKLVITVAALAIALPDADGRAVAARLAAAEPGWIALAIAIVLVQTIVSAHRWRRAARATGIRLRTRTALRALLVANGLGQALPASIGTDAARLALVRRPDRPIAALVSGVVLDRAAGLTGLAIAAAAALALLPHIGVHAEAAPEFGLLPLAAAVIGLAPVLAAALLARRRPTRYPDAPAATRKARLAAGAGRVLDDLARLGRRPRLAWRLLAPTLVVHALTGLAFWAVTRALGLGLDPLAGIALGILLATAATLPIAIAGWGVREGAAVALLPLAGLSAADAFAVSIAFGLMLLAAGIAGLAAWLLPAGD
- a CDS encoding SOS response-associated peptidase, which codes for MCSRYELTVNAGDLAAVLARLLGRLPRLPAALDTALGVQAFRPTDRAPVLLIDAGGEAAVGLVPWGWPAPWDGSPLFNARIERLAEAPSFRPHLGRRCLVPATAWTEGRGRSRVRIGRRDGGLLTMAGLYGCDAAGNPAFTVITRPAVPAIAHIHPRMPALIDGDDQAMVWLDPAMSAPAALGLLEAAVTPDLSVAEAAPAAAMPDLFGGSAPSP
- a CDS encoding Bax inhibitor-1/YccA family protein, whose product is MAYDTRRAYDAGAASRAVAFDAGLRTYMLGIYNYMASALALTGIVAIAVASSPDVYTAIMGTGFRWVAILAPLGFVLALSAGINRFSKTTTQILYWLYAASVGLSLSTIFMAYTGSSIARTFFVTAAAFGGLSLYGYTTKRSLSGLGSFLIMGLIGIILASLVNLFIGSTMLQFVVSVAGVLIFAGLTAYDTQQLKQMYAANMDDETAGKLKVMGALRLYLDFLNLFMLLLQFMGSQRN
- a CDS encoding invasion associated locus B family protein, coding for MNRPSAFAFRRLAMVAVVAAMGLVALPVTGVAPAQAQEISLLGTFGDWTAFKSGSGKAVSCWIATAPKQRQGEVKGRGDARVMVNRRNSGGRMVTEVSVFAGYAYKPGSEVAVTIGGNNFSLFTDGETAWARDADTDRKLLDAMRAGANMVVKGTAREGSVSTTDTYSLSGVTAGMSEIAKCGS
- the rlmN gene encoding 23S rRNA (adenine(2503)-C(2))-methyltransferase RlmN — its product is MTIVVQPVPEGTTATAALRRPAAAEKIAQTTAPVTLVPGDGRRTLIGLDRQELEAEMAALGEKPFRAKQLWHWMYFRGARDFDDMTNVPKAFRAKLAEHFVIGRPEVTTDQLSSDGTAKWLLRFADGREVETVHIPDDGRGALCVSSQVGCTLTCKFCHTGTQTWVRNLSAAEITAQMLVARDRLGEWPTPTDANRLISNIVLMGMGEPLYNFDAVAKAMRIVMDGEGVALSRRRITLSTSGVVPMMQRCGEELGVNLAVSLHAVTDDVRDMLVPINRKYPIAELMEACRTYPAASNARRITFEYVMLKGVNDSLADARELVRLLDGIPAKVNLIPFNPWPGSTFECSSWTQIRNFATYLNDQGYSSPVRTPRGRDILAACGQLKSASERARKSREAVPPPEPEVMDAAEREAMAAALALH
- the pqqA gene encoding pyrroloquinoline quinone precursor peptide PqqA, which produces MNWTTPQIVETRVGMEINGYMPADFITPEDATDAETTGVEG
- the pqqB gene encoding pyrroloquinoline quinone biosynthesis protein PqqB, giving the protein MRILVLGAAAGGGFPQWNCRCPVCALAWAGDARVRPRTQSSLALSGDDGRSWVLLNASPDLRAQILATPALHPAQGARHSPIAEVVLANGDVDHTAGLLSLRERQPFRLHAAQATLDILAANRIFDVLAEGIVERRPLPLDRPVDLVGGLTMTAFPAPGKVPLYMESGTVDPAETAVEDGRVLGFVFEAGGRRAVCLPNCAAITPAVLARARGAEVLFFDGTTFTDDEMPRLGLSPKTAARMGHLAIDGPRGSLAGLADIRVGRRVYVHINNTNPILIEGGPERRLVEAAGWEVAHDGMEVLL